The nucleotide window CAAGGGGGAAATGATTGCCCCGGCGTTTTTGATGCATGCCGGCGGCAGCCCTGTGGATACAGAAGTGACGCTCAGTCTTTTGGAGGCGTATGGCATACCGGCCATCTGCCAATACCCCAACAACGGCGAGTTCGGTAAGCTGATCATCGGCCACGCCGCAGGCGGCGTCGATATTTTTGTGCCCGAAACGCTGTTGGAAGACGCACAGAACATTTTAAGCGCCGACGTCGTTGATGAAAACGACGTGACGGATAAAAACGATAACGACAAGGATGCGTAAAATGGGGTATTTGGACGAGTATGTGAAATGGCTTCATAGCCCGGCGCTGACAGATGCCGAGCGCACGGAGCTTCGCGGCTATTCGGGCATAGATAAGGAGATTGAAAGCCGTTTTTTCAGCCAGCTGTCGTTCGGTACGGCCGGGCTCCGCGGCGTGATGGGCATCGGGCTGTACCGCATGAACCGATATGTCATCCGCCACGCCACACAGGCCTTTGCGGAAGTGATTTTAGAAGAAGGCGGCCAATCAGAAAATGGCGGCGTTGCCGTCTGCTATGACTGCCGCAACAACAGCCGCACTTATGCCGTGGAGGCCGCCTGCGTCATGGTGGCAAACGGTATTCCGGTTAAAATTTTTGAGTCACTGCGCCCGACGCCGGAGCTCTCCTTTGCTGTCCGCCACTACGGCCTGACGGCGGGCATCAACGTCACCGCCAGCCATAACCCTAAGGAATACAACGGCTATAAGGTCTATTGGGCTGACGGCGCCCAGCTGCCGCCGCACCACGCCGACGCCATCGCCGCAAAAATGGCGGCGTTGGATGTTTTTGCGTCGGTTAAAACGATGGATTACGATGAAGCTGTATCTCAAGGCCTGATCACCGTCATGGGTGACGAGACGGACGAGCTTTTTTTGAAAAACGTGATGGCGCAGGCAAACGACCCTGACGCCGTAAAAAAAGTTGCCGACACGTTTAAAATGGTCTACACGCCGTTTCACGGGACAGGATACCGCCTCGTACCGGAAGCGCTCCGGCGTCTCGGCATCAAAAACCTCATCTGCGTCCCGGAGCAGATGGAGCCGGACGGTAATTTTCCGACGGTGCAGTCGCCCAATCCCGAAAACGCCGAGGGCTTTCATCTGGCTGTGGCGCTTGCCAAGGACAACGGGGCAGACTTCATCCTCGGCACGGACCCGGACGCCGACCGCGTCGGCATTATGGTGCGGGACGACCATGGAGATTTCGTGACGATTTCAGGCAATCAAACAGGCGTTTTACTGCTCGATTACCTGATCGGGGCTAAGAAGCGAGCGGGCACGATGCCGAGTAAGCCCGTTGTGCTCAAGACGATCGTGACGACCGAGATGGCGCGGCGCGTCTGTCAATCAAACGGCGTTGAGTGCTTTGACACGTTTACCGGCTTTAAATTTATGGCCGAGCGCAAAAACGAGCTGGAAGCGACCGGCGCAGGGCACGTTATTTTCTCTTATGAGGAGTCTTACGGCTATATGATCGGCGATTTTGTGCGCGATAAGGACGCCGTCACAGCCTCGCTCCTTTTGACTGAAATGGCGGCATGGTACGCCGGGCAAAATATGACGCTTTATGACGCGCTTGGGGCGCTGTACCGCCAATATGGCTATTACAGCGAAAAAACACTGAATCTCATGATGCCCGGTATGGAGGGCCTCGCCGCAATGC belongs to Oscillospiraceae bacterium CM and includes:
- a CDS encoding phospho-sugar mutase, which codes for MGYLDEYVKWLHSPALTDAERTELRGYSGIDKEIESRFFSQLSFGTAGLRGVMGIGLYRMNRYVIRHATQAFAEVILEEGGQSENGGVAVCYDCRNNSRTYAVEAACVMVANGIPVKIFESLRPTPELSFAVRHYGLTAGINVTASHNPKEYNGYKVYWADGAQLPPHHADAIAAKMAALDVFASVKTMDYDEAVSQGLITVMGDETDELFLKNVMAQANDPDAVKKVADTFKMVYTPFHGTGYRLVPEALRRLGIKNLICVPEQMEPDGNFPTVQSPNPENAEGFHLAVALAKDNGADFILGTDPDADRVGIMVRDDHGDFVTISGNQTGVLLLDYLIGAKKRAGTMPSKPVVLKTIVTTEMARRVCQSNGVECFDTFTGFKFMAERKNELEATGAGHVIFSYEESYGYMIGDFVRDKDAVTASLLLTEMAAWYAGQNMTLYDALGALYRQYGYYSEKTLNLMMPGMEGLAAMQSLMARLRQSPPSAIAGIPVSAVKDYDTGVSLDLKTGKKTPMALKGSNVLRFETADGTVILIRPSGTEPKVKVYVMATGKDREDCSEKIAKYAIWAETLKN